Genomic window (Candidatus Fermentibacter sp.):
TTCGGAACTCGTCGGCAGCGTCAGATGTGTATAAGAGACAGGTCGTGCACGGCGCCCCGGATGCGGAGGAGGCCCGCGCCATGGCTCCGGGCTCGCGGGTGCTGAAGCTTTTCCACCCCGTCTATGACCAGTACGTGCGGCCGGGCGGTTCGGCCGCGGCCGCCAGGGAGTCGCTCGGGCTCGATCCCGACAGGAGGGTCGTCCTCTTCTTCGGCCTCGTGAGGCCGTACAAGGGTCTCGAGGACCTTCTGGAGGCCTTCGCGCTCCTCCGTGAAGAGGCGGACCTGCTCGTCGCGGGCGAGGCCTACTCGGGCAGGGAGGCCCTGCACGAGCGGATGGAGAGGCCCGATCTCGCAGGCAGGGTCAGGTGGATCGACAGGTTCATACCCGACGGCGAGGTGGATGCCCTCTTCCGGGCGGCGGACGTGGTGGCCCTGCCCTACAGGTCGGCCACCCAGAGCGGGGTCGCGCAGATCGCCCTGGCGTTCCGGAAGCCGCTGGTGCTCACCCGCACCGGAGGGCTCCCCGAGCTGGTAGAGGAGGGACGCACGGGCTTCCTTGCGGAACCGTGCGATCCGGAAGGCCTTGCCGCTGCTCTGGAGGCCGCCCTGGAGCTCTCGGCCGGGCCGGGCGCCGCCGGGGCGGTGGCCGCCATGGCTGCGCGGTTCGGATGGGACGAGTACGCCCGCAGGCTCCTGGAGGCCCTGCCATGAGGATACTCCTGGCCGGGGCAGGAGGCTTCATAGGCTCCCATCTGTCGAGCTTTCTCGCAGCGGAGGGACACGAAGTCGCCCCCCTCCCCCGGCCGGACGGCGGAGCCTTCGATCCCGGCCGCTTCCCCGGCGGGATAGACGCAGCAGTCAACGCTGCAGGCAGGCTGGGCGGTCCGGGTGTCCGCCCGGAGGAACTCGCCGCATCCAACACGGCCCTTCCGGCGGCCATCGCCGGAGTCTGTGCGGAACGGGCCATACCCTTCATCCACCTCAGCACGCCCGGGGTCGCAGGGCTGGTGGGTGGATCCCGGGAGGACTCTCCTCCCGCCCCGTGGGGGGCCTACGAGGAATCGAAGGCCGAGGCCGAGAGGCTCGTCTCCGGGCTCATGCCCGCGCGGCTCCTCACGATTCTCCGGCCCGACTTCGTGTACGGCCCGGGCGACAGGCACAAGCTGAGCTTCTTCAGGCAGGTCGCCAGCGGCCTGTTCCCCCTGGTGGGCACCGGTTCGGCCCGTCTGCGGCCGACGTTCGTGCTCGACGTCTGCAGGGCGGTCCGGGAGAGCCTCGGAGGCGGGCTGATCGGGCCGGGGACATGGAACATCGGCGGGCCTGACGTGGTCAGCGTGAGCAGTCTCGCGGGCGCTGCCGCCTCCGCCATGGGAGTGCGCCTCCTCAGGATTCCCGTGCCTTCAGTCATCTTCAGGGCCGCCCTTCTCCTTGGTCCCCTGGCCCCGCCGCAGCTCTCCGAGAGCAGGCTCGCGCTGTTCGGGCGCGACCACTGGGTGGACATCTCCAGGGCGAAGGCCGCCGGATTCGCCCCCGCCACTCCCCTCGCCGAAGGCCTGGCTGCGACCGTGGCCTGGTACAGGGCCGAAGGGCTGATCCGGTGACGGCCCGCCGGGGAGCCTTCGGAGCCGTTTCCGCCGTCCTCCTGGCGGCGGCGCTCGCCTTCGCGGCCTGGCGGATATGGTCGAGCCGGGCCGGGATACTCGAGTCCTTCGAGTCCGCCGCATGGGATCCGGACCCGGCAGTCCTCGCGGCCTCCGCCATCCTGCTCTTCGCCGGCCTCGCGCTGATACCCGCCGGCTGGATCCTGTTCTCGCGCGACCTGGGCGCTGCGACACCTGCCGGGAAGCTCGCCGCGGCCTGGTTCGCCAGCCAGCTCGGGCGCTACATACCCGGCAAGATCTGGCTCTTCGCGGGGAGGATAGGATTCCTGAGGTCGGAGGGCCTCTCGATGGCCAGAGCAGCCGCGGCGGCGGTCTGGGAGGTGCTTGCCAGCTTCGCGGCGGTCGGTCTCGTGGCCATGCCCGCGGTCCTGCTGGCCGGCGGCGATCTGCCCCGGTCGCTCCGGACGGCCGCTCTGGCAGGCTCGGCCGCCCTCCTTCTGCTTCCGCTGCTCTCGCCGGTGCAGAGGCTCGCATTCAGGCTGAAGGGAGCCGGGGATTTCACCGGGGTGAGGTTCGCCACTTCCCTCAGGGCAGTGGGGGCCTACGCGGCCTCCTGGGTCCTGAGGGGGGCCTCGGTCTGGCTCTGGATCACCGGCATGGGCCTCCCGGCGAACGGCTTCTGGTCCGCCGTCGCCGCGGCGCCCCTGTCCTGGCTGGCCGGGTATATTGTCGTCTTCGTCCCCGGAGGCATCGGGGTCAGGGAGGCCGCCACGGCCGCCATGTGCGACGGCGGGTCCGGCCTGGCGCCGGTGATGGCGGCGATGTTCGGGCAGACTCTTCTCATGGCCCTGTTCGAGATCGCGATGGCGCTCGCGACCCTTAGGTTCGCGGCACCGAAGGGAAGGGGGGAGAGGCGTGGGCTTCAGGCTTTCTGACAGGCACATGGCTATCATTCTGGCTCTGGGGCTCGCAGCGGCCGTCTACTGGCCGGTCCTCTCCTCACCGCGCCTGCCGGGAGGCGATCTCAGCGACACTGTCCACCAGGGATACCCGTTCCTCTCCTACACCGCCGCCAGCATCGCCGAAGGCAGGATACCGCACTGGAACCCCTACATCTACTGCGGCATCCCGTTCTTTTCCTCCTTCTCGGCACCCGTGTTCTATCCGGTCCGGGGGCTCCTCCTCCTGGCCGCAGGCCCGGAGGCGTCGGTACGGTTCATCTGGCCGGTGCAGGCGTTCATCGCCGCTCTGTCCGCCTGGCTGTTCCTCGGCTCCCTGGGTGTCTCGCGGGGCGGCAGGACGGTGGGCACCATCGCCTTCGCCGCCGGAGCATGGGCCAACACGCTGTTCTACGCGGGGCACGCGAGCAAGATGGTGTCCTGGAGCTTCCTGCCGCTGCTCCTCTACGCATGCGAGAGATGGTGGGCCACCAGGAGGGCGTGGTTCCTCTTCCTGGGCGGACTCTGCCTCGGGATGCAGGCCCTGTCCAGCCACCCCCAGATGCTTCTCTACAGCGCGATGGCGGCGACCGTGTGGCTGGCCTGGAGGTTCCTCGAGCGCCCGGGCGTGAGGAAGGCGCTCGCGGCGGCATCCGGGCTGGCTGCGATGACCCTGGCCGGGGCGGGGCTGGGCGCGGTCCAGATGCTCCCGGGATATGCATTCTCGAGCACCTCCACCCGGGGCGAGGATCTGCCGCTCTCGCAGTCCGCGAGCTACTCGATGCCTCCCGAGGAGACCCTCGCCATGGCATTCCCCCATCTGTTCGGCTACCGCCACGGGTTCCCCGACAGCGAGGCGGGCGGCGGACCGGTGTACTGGGGAAGGCTCGGACTCAGGCTCTCGAGCGAGTTCACGGGGGTTTCGATCCTGCTGCTGGCCGCGGTCGCCCTCCTCTCGCGGAAGACGCACAGGGGCATGGCGCTGGGAGCGGTGGCCCTGCTGGGTCTGCTGGTGTCATGGGGGGGATACTCCCCCTTCTACAGGATCCTCTACGATATCGTCCCCGTGTTCAGGAAGCTCAGGGCTCCGCACATGGCGGCCTTCCTCACCACATCGGGCATATCGCTGCTCGCCGGGCCGGGTTTCGACGCGGCCGTCGCCGGAGTGAGGGCCGGACGTTGCTGGAAGCCCATCGCGGCCTGGGGCGCTCTCTGTCTCGTGCTCCTCGCCTTCTGCAGGCCCATCCTCTCGTCCGCCCAGGCAGGGTGGTGGCGGAGGGCCGGGGCGTCACCCGCCGCCTTCCCGGAGCTCGTGGACAGGAGGGTCGACCTGGCCTCGGGCGACCTCCTCAGGGCCGCGCTCGTCTCGGCCCTCGTGGCCGGCACCGTCTTCGCGGTCTCCCGGAAGAGGATCGGCCCGGGAACCGCATCCCTCCTGGTATCGGCCGTGGCGGCCCTGGAACTCGTGCCGCTCGACAGGGACTTCCAGGTATTCCTGCCCCAGACCAGGATCGCCGACCTGTATCCGGAGCCGGCCGGGCTCCGGGAGGCCGTGGGCGAAGGGCGCATCTTCCCGGGCGGCAATGAGTTCATCCCGCTGGGAATCAGGTCCGTCACCGGCTACCATGCCGCCAGGACCCAGGCGGTCGACGACATGCTCGCCGGGATCTCATCCGGAGGGTTCCCGGAAGTCCGCTCCACAGGCTTCACCGTGCTGGTCGACGGCGGCACTGTGGCTCCCTACGAGGCTCTCGTCGATGAGATGGCCTCGGACACCTCGGCAGGAGGCTTCCCCGCGGAGCTCTCGGCGCCGATGCCCAGAGCCTTCATGCCTGCGTCATGGGTGTCCGGAGGCGACGCTCCGGCCCCCGGTATCCCGCCCGAGGCCGTGAGCACGGTGTCGGGCGGTCCTGATCTGCCGCCGCCCTCCGGACAGCCGGGTTCGGCCGTCATCACGAGGGACGAGCCGGAACTCGTCGAGATCGCTACCGAGTCCGGCGAACCCGGCCTGCTCGTCCTCGCCGATACCTGGCACCCCGGCTGGCGGGTCTCGGTGGACGGCACGGAAGCCCGGCTCCTCCGCGCCAACGGCTGGATGAGGGCCGTCGCCATCCCGGCCGGCCAGCATTCCGTCAGCTTCACCTACGATGCCTCCGATTTCTCGACCGGGCTCCTCATATCCGTCGTCACGGCCCTCCTGACGGCGGTCGCGGCAGCGGTCGAGCTTGTTGCGAGAAGGCGCGGAAAGCCCGGTGCCGGCGCGGCATGACTTCCTCAACCGCCTGGGCGCGTGGTTCGGCTTCGCGCTCCTGGCGGGGGGGGTCGTGTGGTTCGTGTTCGGCCTGTGGCCGTCATGGAGGGGCGATGTGGGCGATCTCGCATCCCGCCTCGACTTCGCCGGGCGCTGGCCGCTGCTCGTTTCCTCCGTGCTCTCGGCCCTCGCAAGCCTGTACTTCGCCCCGGCCCCCTGGGTGAGGCTCGTCGGCGCCGCCGGCGCCGGGGTGTCCCGCACCGCCCTGCGCAGGAACTGGTTCATCACCCAGACGGGGTCGTACATCCCGGGTCGCGTATGGATGTTCCTCGGCAGGCTCGCCTTCCTCCGGTCCAGGGGGGTCGGGGCGGGCATCTCGCTGTTCTCCATGGCCTTCGAGAACATCTACCTCATGATCTCGGCCTGCCTGCTCTCGCTCGCGGTCATACCCCTCTCCGGTGGGGCCGGGCTCCCTCCGGAGGCCAGGGTGTACATCGCGGCCGCTTCGGCGGTCGTGCTGCTGGCGCTGGCCGCTCCGGGGATCAGGGCCTTCCTGGTCGAGAGGATGACCGGGCGGTTCGGGAAGGTCCTCGGCAGGGGGAGCATGCCCAGGATCGGCGCCATGGACGGGCTCTACATGGTTTCCACGG
Coding sequences:
- a CDS encoding glycosyltransferase, with protein sequence RNSSAASDVYKRQVVHGAPDAEEARAMAPGSRVLKLFHPVYDQYVRPGGSAAAARESLGLDPDRRVVLFFGLVRPYKGLEDLLEAFALLREEADLLVAGEAYSGREALHERMERPDLAGRVRWIDRFIPDGEVDALFRAADVVALPYRSATQSGVAQIALAFRKPLVLTRTGGLPELVEEGRTGFLAEPCDPEGLAAALEAALELSAGPGAAGAVAAMAARFGWDEYARRLLEALP
- a CDS encoding NAD(P)-dependent oxidoreductase, translated to MRILLAGAGGFIGSHLSSFLAAEGHEVAPLPRPDGGAFDPGRFPGGIDAAVNAAGRLGGPGVRPEELAASNTALPAAIAGVCAERAIPFIHLSTPGVAGLVGGSREDSPPAPWGAYEESKAEAERLVSGLMPARLLTILRPDFVYGPGDRHKLSFFRQVASGLFPLVGTGSARLRPTFVLDVCRAVRESLGGGLIGPGTWNIGGPDVVSVSSLAGAAASAMGVRLLRIPVPSVIFRAALLLGPLAPPQLSESRLALFGRDHWVDISRAKAAGFAPATPLAEGLAATVAWYRAEGLIR